The Pseudomonas pergaminensis nucleotide sequence GCTGGCGCAGAACTTCATCACCGAGTTTTTCAACGGCGCGCATCAGGTCGAACGCCGCGGTTTCGTTATTTTCCGCGACGGAATCCAGGGTCTTGCGCAGGTTGCGAGTGGCACGGGTCACGCGGGTTCTTCCTTCATAAGCAATGGGCAGGCACTTTAGGACATTCGTGTTTCATTTTAATTTCAAACACTTGTGGCGGATTCCACGGCATTTGATCCATATCAATTGAAACGGGGTTTGACTGATACATATGGAAATCCGTATATTCGAATAAACATATATACACAGGCCTTGGCCATGTCGGACCTCATCTCCCCACCCACCCTCTTCAAATGCCTGGCCGATGCCACCCGGGCACGCCTGACGCTATTGATCCTGCGTGAAGGCGAACTTTGCGTGTGCGAACTGATCCATGCCTTGGATGACAGCCAGCCCAAGATCTCCCGGCACCTCGCGCAACTGCGCAGTTGCGGGTTGCTGCTGGATCGTCGTCAAGGTCAATGGATCTACTACCGCATCAACCCGGCATTGCCCGAGTGGGTAACCGAAGTGCTGCATACCACCCTACAAGCCAACCAGCCATGGTTGCACAACGACGCGCAGCGTCTGGATGCAATGGGCGACAGACCACAACGGGCCAGCACCTGCTGCTGAGCCATCGGAGCCTTTATTCATGCTTGTCGCTATTGCCATTTTCATCTTCACCATCGTCCTGGTCATCTGGCAGCCCAAAGGTTTGGGCGTCGGCTGGAGCGCCACGATGGGCGCGATCCTGGCCCTCGCCTGCGGCGTGATCAGCCTGGCTGACATTCCCGTGGTGTGGCACATCATCTGGAATGCCACCGGGACCTTTGTCGCGCTGATCGTCATCAGCCTGTTGCTGGACGAGGCCGGTTTCTTTGCCTGGACCGCCCTGCATGTGGCGCGCTGGGGGCGCGGACGCGGCCGGCGATTGTTTGCCTATATGGTGCTGCTGGGGGCGCTGGTGTCGGCGCTGTTCGCCAACGACGGCGCGGCACTGATCCTTACACCGATCGTCATGTCGATGCTGCTGGCCCTGCGCTTTTCCCCTGCGGCGACCCTGGCGTTCGTCATGGGCGCGGGCTTTATCGCCGACACGGCGAGCCTGCCGCTGGTGGTGTCGAACCTGGTGAATATCGTCTCGGCGGATTACTTCAAGATCGGCTTTAACGAATACGCCGCCGTGATGGTGCCGGTGAATTTCGTCAGCGTCGCGGCCACGCTGGCTGTGCTGCTGTGGTTCTTCCGTCGTGATATCCCGCAGACCTACGACCCCGCGGACCTCGAAGACCCCGCCAGCGCCATCCACGACCGCGCCACCTTCCGCGCCGGCTGGTGGGTGCTGGGCATCCTGTTGCTCGGCTGCTTTGCCCTGGAACCGCTGGGCATTCCGATCAGCGCGATTTCCGCCGTGTGCGCCGTGCTCCTGCTGGTGATCGCGGCCAAGGGCCACAAAATCTCCACGCGCAAAGTGCTGAAGGAAGCACCGTGGCAGATCGTGATCTTTTCCCTCGGCATGTACCTGGTGGTCTACGGCTTGCGTAACGCCGGCCTCACCACCTACCTGGCGACCTGGCTCGATACCTTCGCCACTTACGGAGTGTGGGGCGCGGCCATGGGCACCGGCGTGCTGACGGCGTTGCTGTCCTCGGCGATGAACAACCTGCCGACGGTGTTGATCGGCGCGCTGTCGATCGAGTCCAGCCATGCCGTGGGCGTGGTCAAGGACGCGATGATCTACGCCAACGTGATCGGCAGTGACCTGGGCCCAAAAATCACCCCCATCGGCAGCCTGGCCACCTTGTTGTGGCTGCACATCCTGGCGCGCAAGGGCATCACCATCACCTGGGGCTACTACTTCAAGGTCGGCATCGTGCTGACCCTGCCGGTGCTGTTGATCACCCTTGCCGCCCTCGCCTTGCGCCTGAGTTTCTAACGGAGATACCCCGATGAAAGTCCTGTTCATGTGTACCGCCAACAGCTGCCGCAGCATCTTGTCCGAAGCCATGTTCAACCACCTGGCGCCGGAAGGCTTCGAAGCGATCAGCTCCGGCAGTTTTCCCAAGGGCCAGGTGTTGCCACGTAGCTTGAGCACGTTGCAAGCGGCCGGGATCAGTACCGAAGGGTTGTACAGCAAGGGCAACGATGCCTTTGAAGGCAGCCCGCCGGATGTGGTGATTACGGTGTGCGACAAGGCCGCCGGCGAAGCCTGCCCGGTGTACTTCGGGCCGGCCGTGAAGGCGCACTGGGGGTTGGAAGACCCGTCGGACGTCCAGGGTGACGACGCCAGTGTGCAAGCGGCATTCGACGCCACACTGAAGACCATCGCCACACGCTGCAGGGCGTTCTTCGTCCTGCCCTTCGGCGAACTCAGCCCTGCCGACCTCAAGGCGGAACTCGCGCGCATTGCGCAGTTGTAATCGGAGGCCCTATGACGACGCTGCCCAATCTGGACCTGTCCCTGGTCGACTCAAAACCGGCCAGCCCGGACCAGCCGCCGCGCATCCTGCTGCTCTACGGCTCGACCCGCGAACGCTCGTTCAGCCGCCTGCTGGTGGAAGAAGCCGCACGGCTGTTGCAGCACTTCGGCGCGCATACCCGCATCTTCAACCCCAGCGGCCTGCCATTGCCGGATGACGCGCCCAGCGACCACCCCAAGGTGCAGGAACTGCTGAAACTGATGCAGTGGTCCGAAGGCCAGGTGTGGTGCTCGCCCGAGCGGCATGGCTCGATGTCGGCGGTGTTCAAGGCGCAACTGGACTGGGTGCCCTTGACCCTGGGCGCGGTCCGCCCGACCCAGGGCAAGACCCTGGCGGTGATGCAAGTGTCCGGCGGCTCCCAGTCCTTCAACACCGTCAACCAGCTGCGGGTGCTGGGGCGCTGGATGCGCATGTTCACCATCCCCAACCAGTCCTCGGTACCCAAGGCCTTCATGGAGTTCGATGAACAGGACCGCATGAAACCCTCGGCGCTTTATGATCGGGTCGTCGATGTAATGGAAGAACTGGTGCGCTTCACCCTGCTGCTGCGCGACCGTCCCGACCTGGTGGACCGTTACTCGGAACGCAAGGAAAGCGCCGGTGAACTGTCGCGCCGGGTCAATCAACGGTCGATTTGATCACCCTTGCCAGCGTATGCTCGTGCCTGTCCCCGACTGAGTGAAATCGATGAGCGCCGTGCAACACGCCTGGCTGGGCAACTATGAAGTCAGCAGCACCACCTGCACCGGCCTGACTTTTGCCCGCCACAGCCATGATGAATGTGTGATCGGCGTGAACCTGGCAGGCGAGGAAAAGGTCTGGCTGGATCGTCGCGAGTTCCACGCCGGCCCAGGCTCCATCACCCTGTACAACCCCGGTCAGATTCAAGGCGGCGGTGCGGCCGATGGTGCGCCCTGGCACTTTGTGAGCCTGTACGCCACGGCGGATCAATTGGCGGCGGACCTGGGGCTGATGCATCTGGAATTTGACCGTGCCTTATGTGTTCAGCCCGAGCTTGCCCTGCGACTGGCCGCCGCGATCAAGGGGGCGCTAAACGGTGACACGCTGGTTCGCGACGTGAATGAAGATGCCTTGGTGCTGCTGTTGGCAGAGGTCGTGAACATCAGCGGCGTACGTCTGCCCGGCACCGCCAGCCCCGGCAAACCCCTGATCAGCCGCGCCCAGGCATTACTCGCCGAACACCTGCATCAACCCCTGACCCTGGACCACCTGGGCGGCGAACTGGGGTTGTCCAAATTCCACCTGCTGCGTGCCTTCCAGAAAGAAACCGGGCTGACGCCCCGGGAGTGGGCCATGCAGTTGCGTACCCGTCGCGCCAAAGGCCTGTTGCGCAAAGGGGTTCCCGCCGGCGAGGCGGCCCACGACCTGGGCTTCGCCGACCAGAGTCACCTGAACCGGCATTTCCGGGCGGCCTACGGCATCACTCCTGGCCACTATCAAAGCACCGTGAAGCGCTGAACAGCGCAATCTGGTCCAAGACACCGCACCTGCACATCCTCACACTGCCCCACCTCACTTGAAGGAAATGCGGGCATGCTGACGATCTTTTTTTATGCACTGATATTCGGTTTTGTGTTTTGCCTCTCCCCCGGCGCCGTGCTCGCGGAGACCCTGCGCCGTGGCTTGCTGCATGGCTTTACACCCGCCCTGCTGGTGCAGTTCGGCTCATTGGTGGGCGATGCCGTGTGGGCGGTGATCGGCCTGACCGGGATCGCCCTGCTGATCCAGCATGACACGGTGCGTGTGCCGTTGACGGTGGTGTGTGCGTTGTACCTGGCCTGGCTGGGCGTACGCAGCCTGATCGATGCCTGGCACCTGCCACAACCGGACAGCGCGCCGGCCAGCACTCGGCAAAATGCCCTGGCGGTAGGCGCTGCAATTTCCCTGGCCAACCCGAAGAACATCGTCTACTGGGGCGCACTGGGCAGTGCGCTGTCGGGGATTGTCGGCACCACGCCCAGCCACGGGCAGACGCTGATGTTCTTTGCCGGGTTCATGCTCGCGTCGATCTTGTCATGCTTTCTGATTGCCGCTCTGGTGAACCTGTTGCGGCAGAACGCCTCGCCCACTTGGCAGCGCATCAGTTATGCCGCCTGTGGGCTGGTGCTGATCTACCTGGCGCTGCTGGCCTGGCAAGGCCTCTGATCAGGCCGGCCAGCGGCGGTGCAGGTCATCGATCACATAGGCATGCCCATGCACGCCGGCGTGATGGTGCAGCAGGTGCGGATGGCCGGCGGGCAGGTCGTGGTGTTCGTGCGCCACGCTTGCCTGCTCGTGTTCCGGTCGCCACAGACTGGCGCATGCGATCAAAGCCAGGGTGGCCACGAAGGCGAGGCTGGCAAATGTCTGCGCCATGCCGAAGTTGGCGCTGAGCCAACCGGCCAAGGGGTATGTCACCAGCCAGCAGCTATGCGACAAGGCGAATTGCGCGGCAAACAGCGCCGGCCGGTCCTCGGCATGGGCTGAGCGGCGCAGCAAGCGCCCGCCCGGGGTCTGCGCCAGGGAATAGCCCAGCCCCAGCACCCACCACAGCACCAGCATTTGCCGGTATTCAGACAGGTAGACGCCCACACTGAGCCCCAGGATCAGCAACCCACCGCCCGACAGCATGGCCGCGCGGTCGTTGAGACGCGCAAGCAACCTTGGCAACACCAGCGCCGCCATCATCGAGCCGGTGCCGAACGCGGCCAGCGCAAACGCCGTGAAGCGTTGCGGCAAGGCAAACCCGGATTGCACCAACACCACGCTGTTGACGATGACCATCGCACTGGCAGCCGCCACCGCCAGGTTCAGTGCCAGCAGACCGCGCAGGCGCGGCGTTGCCAGGAATATCCGCAGGCCACGGGTGGTGCGGTCATAGATACCGCGCCGCAGCGCCATCCGCGCCTGGGGCAAGAGCACCGACGACACCAGCAGGGCCGAGACCAGAAACCCTATCGAGGTCCCGGCGAACAGGCTGTGAAAGCTGATGACGCTCAACAGCATCGCCGCCAGGATCGGGCTGGCCACACTTTCCAGGTCATAGGCCAGGCGCGCCAGAGACAGCGCCTTGGTGTACTGCACCTCATCGGTGAGGATGTCGGGGATGGTCGCCTGGAAGGTCGGCGTGAAGGCCGCCGAAGCCGACTGCAGCACAAAAATCAGCAGGTAGACCTGCCACACCTCTGTGACGAAGGGCAACGCCAGCGCGACCAGCGCGCGTGTCAGGTCCAGGCCCAGCAGCATCGCCCGGCGCGGCAAGCGCTCGGCAAAGGCGGCCGCCACTGGCGCCACCCCGATATAGGCCACCATCTTGATCGCCAATGCGGTCCCCAGCACGGTGCCGGCCTGGTCACCTGCCAGCTCGAACGCCAGCAACCCCAGAGCGACGGTGGTCAAGCCGGTGCCGATCAGGGCTATCACCTGGGCGAAGAACAGGCGACGGTAGGTTTTATTGCTGAGCACGTCGAACATGGGAGCCCCCTGGCGTGTTGCCTACAGGTATTTGGTCAGTTGCTTGAGCTCAGCCAGCGAGGCCAGGCTATCCAGCGTCACGCTGTCTTCCAGGCAATGGTCGAGATGGTCCTGGATCAGCGTGCGCTTGGCCTGGCAGATCGCCTTCTCCACCGCATGCAGTTGCTGGGCGATATCCACGCACGGGCGCCGCGCCTCGATCATGCTGGTGATGCTGCGCAAATGGCCTTCGGCACGCTTGAGGCGTTTGACGATGGCGTCATGGGTTTGGTGGACATGTTCGCTCATTGAGAGGCTCCTTCGAGGATGCCTGATCGTATCCCCCCCTGGAGGATACAGGCAAGCCCGTTCATCTCCACCTTCAAAAACAACTACTTCCCGCTCACAACGCTGAAGAAGTGCAAGTAACGATACAACCGAAGCAGAACTGAAACAGGCCTTCTATCTGAACAGACTCTGAACTTGTAATGAATTAATACATTAAGCGTTGACATCCTGCATCGCCCTGAGTAGATTGCCCGTGCCTGCAACTGGGGCCTTTTTTAAACCTCACAAAAGAAGCCAATGGACACAGTATCTAGTCGCTGTCCGAGCACCGCCTTGGCGGGCATCGGGCGCCAAACCCAGAACATGACAGGACTCGCCTCCCCGGTCCGGTAAGCTGCGCTAGAGCTTGATGCTCCACCGTAACTGCCTCGCCGGTCGCTTGTCCGGTCCCGAGGTGTGTTATGACCTTGCTAACCCTTGCTTTGCCCGATGTACGCACACTCGCGGCCGCCCTGCGTGCCAAGCTGTGCCGTGAGCCTGTGGGTTTTTCGCCTACCCGCTCAACCTTTGCTGCACCCTCCCCCCAAGTGCGCCCGGCCTACCCGCTGGCGCATTGGCGTATCTGCCCTGACAGTGGCCAACTGGTCCAGCACTGGGATCACGCCGACCCTCAAGACCCACAGAGACCCAAGGTTTCCAGCCTGGCCAAGGCCAGCTTGATGCTCGGTCTGTATGTGAGCGCTCGCGCCGCCTGACCCGGCTGGAAACAGCAACTTCCTGATTATTGTTCTGGCGTTCTTTTATGAACACGTCCAGTAGTAGCCCGCTGCGCGCTAATTAATTAACGCGCTGTTAGCGGGCACTGTAGAAGTTATGTGAACACCTTATTTAAACCGATCGCGAAGTTAGCGACTCGGCATGCTTTCGCTCGCCTGTCATCAGGCCGGTAACGGGTATGTTTTGTCGAAAAATTGGCGACAGGAGCACACACCATGAGCGCCGTAAAAAACGCCCCATTGAACAAAAAGAGCAGCAGCCACACCGACACCAGACTGTCGATGCGCGCCGCCCGCGAAGCCCAGAACGGATTGTCGGCCACCTTGGCCAACGTCCGCGCCACCAAGGACGGCCTCACCGAGCTGGACGCCCAGGCGCGCCTGCAACGCGAAGGCTACAACGAAGTTGCCCATGACAAGCCGCCTCACGCCATCGTGCAGTTCCTGCAGGCACTGAACAACCCATTCATCTATGTGCTGCTGACCCTGGGCGGTATCAGCTTCTTCACTGACTGCTGGCTGCCGATGCAGGAAGGCGAAGACGCCGACCCGACCAAAGTCATCATCATCATGACCATGGTATTGCTCAGCAGCCTGCTGCGCTTCTGGCAGGAACACCGCTCGGCCAAATCCGCCGAAGCCCTCAAGGCCATGGTCCGCACCACGGCCACCGTGCTGCGCCGTGAGCAAGTGGGCTCGCAACCGACCCTGCGTGAAGTGCCGATGCGCGAGCTGGTGGCCGGCGATATCGTGCAGCTGTCGGCCGGCGACATGATCCCGGCCGATATCCGCCTGATCGAGTCCCGTGACCTGTTCATCAGCCAGGCGGTGCTGACCGGCGAAGCCTTGCCGGTGGAAAAGTACGACACCCTCGGCGATGTCACACAGAAATCCGCCAGCGCCATGGCCGCCGACCAGGGCAACCTGCTGGACCTGCCCAACATCTGCTTCATGGGCACCAACGTGGTCAGCGGTCGGGCACAGGCTGTCGTCGTGGCCACCGGGGCACGCACCTACTTTGGCTCCCTGGCCAAGGCGATTGTCGGCTCGCGGGTGCAAACCGCGTTCGACCGCGGCGTGAACAGCGTCAGTTGGTTGCTGATCCGCTTCATGCTGGTGATGGTGCCGATCGTGTTCCTGCTCAATGGCTTCTCCAAGGGTGATTGGGGGGATGCGTTCCTGTTTGCCCTGGCAGTTGCCGTAGGCCTCACCCCGGAAATGCTGCCGATGATCGTCAGCGCCAACCTGGCCAAGGGCGCCACGGCCATGGCCAAGCGCAAAGTGGTGGTCAAGCGCCTCAACGCGATCCAGAACTTCGGTTCGATGGATGTGCTGTGCACCGACAAGACCGGCACCCTGACCCAGGACAAGATCATCCTCGAACACCACGTCAACGCCTTCGGCCAACGTGACGACGCCGTGCTGTCCCTGGCCTGGCTCAACAGCCATCACCAGAGCGGCATGAAAAACCTGATGGACCAGGCGGTGGTGGAGTTCTCGGAACGTAATCCGAAGTTCCAGGTGCCGTTTGCCTATAGCAAAGTGGATGAGTTGCCGTTCGACTTCGTCCGCCGTCGCCTGTCGATCGTGGTCAAGGATGCCGCCGACGATCAACTGCTGGTGTGCAAAGGCGCCGTGGAAGAGATGCTGAGCATTTCCACGCATGTGATGGAAGCCGGCGCTGCGGTGCCACTGGATGATCGTCGCCGCGAGGAACTGCTGGCGATCGCCAACGACTACAACGAGGACGGTTTCCGCGTGCTGGTAGTGGCGACCCGTCACATCCCTAAATCCCTGGCGCGTCAGCAGTACACCACGGCCGATGAGCGCAACCTGGTGATTCAGGGCTTCCTGACCTTCCTTGATCCACCGAAGGAAACCGCCGGCCCTGCGATTGCCGCGCTGCAACAGATTGGCGTGGCGATCAAAGTGCTCACCGGCGATAACGCCGTGGTCACCAGCAAGATCTGCCGCCAGGTCGGCCTCGATCCAGGCCAGCCGTTGCTGGGCACCGAAATCGAAGCGATGGACGACGCGACGCTGCTGCGCCGCGTGGAAGAACGTACCGTGTTTGCCAAGCTGACACCGCTGCAGAAATCCCGGGTGCTCAAGGCGCTGCAAGCCAACGGCCACACCGTGGGCTTCCTCGGTGACGGGATCAACGATGCACCGGCGCTGCGTGATGCCGACGTGGGAATCTCGGTCGACACCGCCACCGATATCGCCAAGGAATCAGCCGATATCATCCTGCTGGAAAAGAGCCTGATGGTGCTGGAAGAAGGTGTGCTCAAGGGCCGCGAAACCTTCGGCAATATCATGAAGTACCTGAACATGACCGCCAGCTCCAACTTCGGCAACGTGTTCTCGGTGCTGGTGGCCAGTGCGTTCATTCCGTTCCTGCCGATGCTGTCGATCCACCTGCTGCTGCAGAACCTGATGTACGACATCTCCCAGCTGGCGTTGCCATGGGACAAGATGGACAAGGAATACCTGGCCAAGCCGCGCAAGTGGGATGCGAAAAACATCGGCCGCTTCATGATCTGGATCGGGCCGACTTCCTCGATCTTCGACATCACCACCTTTGCGCTGATGTGGTACGTGTTCGCCGCCAACAGCGTCGAGATGCAGACCCTGTTCCAGTCCGGCTGGTTCATCGAGGGCCTGCTCTCGCAAACCCTGGTGGTGCACATGTTGCGCACCCGCAAGGTCCCATTCTTCCAGAGCACCGCCGCGTGGCCGGTGTTGATGATGACCTGCGTGGTGATCGTACTGGGGATCTATGTGCCGTTCTCGCCGCTGGGCACCCTGGTGGGCCTGCAACCGTTGCCGATGGCCTACTTCCCATGGCTGGTGGGCACCCTGCTCAGCTACTGCTGCGTGGCCCAACTGATGAAGACGATCTACATCCGCCGCTTCAAGCAGTGGTACTGATCTCCCCCGCCGTTTAAACGGTGGCGGTCGCCCGGCCGCCACCGTGCACTACAAGGAAACACCCTATGCGCGTCTTGATCTGTGCAGGTCGTCATTACGCCGACACCAAAATGTCCCGCCAGGTGCTGGACGCTTACCACCGCCTGCGCCCGGTGCAGGTATTGATCCACGGCGGCAACCAATTCCTTGGCAGTGACGTCGAGGAATGGGCGCGGGAACTGGGCATCGACGTAGTGCGCTACCCGCCCAATTGGCAACGCCACGGCAAGCAGGCTGAACGCCAGCGCAACCATTTCATGCTGACCGATAGCCGCCCCGACGTGGTCATCGCCCTGCCGGGCGGGGACGACACCTGCGAACTGGTCTGCCAGGCCAAAGCCAGCGGCATTTCGGTGCTGACCGTAGAAAACTGAATTCAAGCGAGGTGCATCATGCACAAAAAACACACGCCCGAGCGCCAGGACGGGTTTGCCAAATACCGTGCCCGCCACTATCGAGGCGCACGCCACACCTTATTGTTGTTGCCGGCGGCCAAACGTCGCGCACTGCAACGCAACTTGATCTTTATCGGGCTGACCCTGGGCATTCTGTTGGCGATTGCCTTGCTGTCGAAGGCCCACGCGGCCGGCGGTGCCTATGTGGTCGACGACGGCGCAATCAACGCGCCAGGCGAATGCAACGTCGATGCCTGGTACACCGCCAACCGACACGATGGCAGTACCCACACTGAAACGCTGTCACCGGCCTGCACGTTCGCCACAATGCCCTGGATGCAATGGGGCGCGGCGGTGTCGCGCGCCACCCATACGGGCCAGGGCGAAACGCAGGTGAGCCCGCAGCTCAAGGCCCAGGTGTGGTCACGGGAAGACTTGGGTCTGGAAATGGCCGTGGCAGCCGGCGCGCATTTTGCGCTGGACCGCCGGCACGGTTTTGATGGCGCCGACTTCAACGTCCCGCTGACCTGGCAGCCGTTGGAGGCCCTGCGACTGAACCTGAACGCCGGCTGGTCGCATGCCTATAACGACGGTGACCAACAACATCGCCTGACCTGGGGCAGCGGCGTTGAGTACCAGGTGGCACCGGTGTTGACGCTGATCGCCGAGCGTTATGGCCAGGAAGGCGGCGATCAGGCGTGGCAGGCCGGACCTAGGTTTCACTTGGGCGAGTTTGTCGACATTGACCTGGTGGTCGGGCGAAGCCTGATCGGCGAGCGCGCGCAGTGGTTGACCACCGGTGCTACGTTGCGTTTCTAGTGGCTTGGCAGCACCTGTGTGCTCGCTTGCCCGCGAAGGCGCACTCTCTAACTGTCACCCCGCGATCCAAATGTGGGAGCTGGCTTGCCTGCGAAAGCGGCCTGACAGCCGCCACAATCTAACTGTCACCCCGCGATCCAAATGTGGAAGCTGGCTTGCCTGCGATGGCGGCCTGTCAGCCACCACAATCTAACTGTCACCCCCGCGATCCAAAATGTGGGAGCTGGCTTGCCTGCGAAGGCGGCCTGACAGCCGCCACAATCTAACTGTCACCCCCGCGATCCAAAATGTGGGAGCTGGCTTGCCTGCGAAGGCGGCCTGACAGCCGACCACAATCTAACTGTCACCCCCGCGATCCAAATGTGGGAGCTGGCTTGCCTGCGAAAGCGGCCTGACAGCCGCCACAATCTAACTGTCACCCCCGCGATCCAAAAATGTGGGAGCTGGCTTGCCTGCGAAAGCGGCCTGACAGCCGACCACAGTCTAACTGTCACCCCGCGATCCAAAAATGTGGGAGCTGGCTTGCCTGCGAAAGCGACGTGACAGTCGACCACAAACTAACTGTCACCCCGCGATCCAAAAATGTGGGAGCTGGCTTGCCTGCGAAGGCGGTGGTGCGGTGTACATATCCGTTATTTGGGTAACGGCTGCTTATGGTTCCGCTCTTACAGCGGCTCACTTTTGAAAAGCCCAAAAGTAAGCAAAAGGCTCTTGCCCCAACACTCGGCACCTCGCTTAGGCTCGGTGTGCCCGTAATCCGACAGGGATTTGGGGGGCCGCCGCCACGCGCCATCCATGGCGCGGGGCGGCTAAACCGGCATCCCTGCCGGTTTACCCCCCAAATCCCTGTCGAATTCCGGCCAGCGTGTTTGACGGGGCGCCTAAGATCAAAAACAAGATCAAAAGCGAGATCAAAAGCCAGATCAAGATCACGATCAAGAGCGGCTCGCTTCGCATCGTGGGTACGGGGTGGGTACGCGGTTTTGTAGGAGCTGGCTTACCAGCGATGGCGATCGTTCATTCAACGACAGGGTTGGATGTTTATCCGCTATCGCAGGCAAACCAGCACCCACATTCGTCCCGGCTTCATCTGGACGCTCTCATTTCAGTCAGGCCTTGGCCTGTTGTTCCAGGTGCAGCTGCAACTGCGGGTCGATCTGCAGCTGCCCCGCCAGGTCGTCGAGGTAATTGCGCTCGGCATCCTGTTGATCATCCACCAGCATCACACTGGCCAGATAGACTTCCGCTGCCACGGCAGGGTCGCTGGCAAATTCGGCGAAATCCGCGGCATCCAGGGGTTTGGCGACTTCGGTTTCAAGCCATTGCTTCAGTTGCGGATCGTCGGTATGCCGGCCCAGTTCACTGGAAATCAGTTGCTGCTCTTTTTCATCAATGCACCCATCCGCTTTGGCGGCAGCGATCAAGGCGCGTAATACGGCATGGCTATGAGCCTCGGCGGCGGGGCCGTCAAGCTGGTCGACGGTCTGGAAGGCTTGCTGCGGCGCATTGGCTTGCTGGCGCTGCCAGGCTTGGTAGGCCTGGAAGGCCGCCATGCCCAAGGATGCCAACGCCGCGTAATTCATGCCGCTAGAGCGCCCCTGGGCAGGACGGCCATTGGCGGCACCACCCAACATGCCGCCCAGGCCTCCCAGCAGACCACCTAAACCACCCAAACCGCCACCCGCCGACGCATTGCCGGTGCTGGTGCCTTTCAACAGGCCGCCGAGCAGCCCACCCAAACCGCCTGAAGAAGCACCGCTCCCTTGCCCGGCACGCAAGAGTTGCTCGAGTAA carries:
- a CDS encoding MFS transporter, which produces MFDVLSNKTYRRLFFAQVIALIGTGLTTVALGLLAFELAGDQAGTVLGTALAIKMVAYIGVAPVAAAFAERLPRRAMLLGLDLTRALVALALPFVTEVWQVYLLIFVLQSASAAFTPTFQATIPDILTDEVQYTKALSLARLAYDLESVASPILAAMLLSVISFHSLFAGTSIGFLVSALLVSSVLLPQARMALRRGIYDRTTRGLRIFLATPRLRGLLALNLAVAAASAMVIVNSVVLVQSGFALPQRFTAFALAAFGTGSMMAALVLPRLLARLNDRAAMLSGGGLLILGLSVGVYLSEYRQMLVLWWVLGLGYSLAQTPGGRLLRRSAHAEDRPALFAAQFALSHSCWLVTYPLAGWLSANFGMAQTFASLAFVATLALIACASLWRPEHEQASVAHEHHDLPAGHPHLLHHHAGVHGHAYVIDDLHRRWPA
- a CDS encoding helix-turn-helix transcriptional regulator, producing MSAVQHAWLGNYEVSSTTCTGLTFARHSHDECVIGVNLAGEEKVWLDRREFHAGPGSITLYNPGQIQGGGAADGAPWHFVSLYATADQLAADLGLMHLEFDRALCVQPELALRLAAAIKGALNGDTLVRDVNEDALVLLLAEVVNISGVRLPGTASPGKPLISRAQALLAEHLHQPLTLDHLGGELGLSKFHLLRAFQKETGLTPREWAMQLRTRRAKGLLRKGVPAGEAAHDLGFADQSHLNRHFRAAYGITPGHYQSTVKR
- a CDS encoding arsenic transporter, producing the protein MLVAIAIFIFTIVLVIWQPKGLGVGWSATMGAILALACGVISLADIPVVWHIIWNATGTFVALIVISLLLDEAGFFAWTALHVARWGRGRGRRLFAYMVLLGALVSALFANDGAALILTPIVMSMLLALRFSPAATLAFVMGAGFIADTASLPLVVSNLVNIVSADYFKIGFNEYAAVMVPVNFVSVAATLAVLLWFFRRDIPQTYDPADLEDPASAIHDRATFRAGWWVLGILLLGCFALEPLGIPISAISAVCAVLLLVIAAKGHKISTRKVLKEAPWQIVIFSLGMYLVVYGLRNAGLTTYLATWLDTFATYGVWGAAMGTGVLTALLSSAMNNLPTVLIGALSIESSHAVGVVKDAMIYANVIGSDLGPKITPIGSLATLLWLHILARKGITITWGYYFKVGIVLTLPVLLITLAALALRLSF
- a CDS encoding metalloregulator ArsR/SmtB family transcription factor, translating into MSDLISPPTLFKCLADATRARLTLLILREGELCVCELIHALDDSQPKISRHLAQLRSCGLLLDRRQGQWIYYRINPALPEWVTEVLHTTLQANQPWLHNDAQRLDAMGDRPQRASTCC
- a CDS encoding arsenate reductase ArsC, which gives rise to MKVLFMCTANSCRSILSEAMFNHLAPEGFEAISSGSFPKGQVLPRSLSTLQAAGISTEGLYSKGNDAFEGSPPDVVITVCDKAAGEACPVYFGPAVKAHWGLEDPSDVQGDDASVQAAFDATLKTIATRCRAFFVLPFGELSPADLKAELARIAQL
- a CDS encoding metal-sensing transcriptional repressor, whose translation is MSEHVHQTHDAIVKRLKRAEGHLRSITSMIEARRPCVDIAQQLHAVEKAICQAKRTLIQDHLDHCLEDSVTLDSLASLAELKQLTKYL
- a CDS encoding LysE family transporter encodes the protein MLTIFFYALIFGFVFCLSPGAVLAETLRRGLLHGFTPALLVQFGSLVGDAVWAVIGLTGIALLIQHDTVRVPLTVVCALYLAWLGVRSLIDAWHLPQPDSAPASTRQNALAVGAAISLANPKNIVYWGALGSALSGIVGTTPSHGQTLMFFAGFMLASILSCFLIAALVNLLRQNASPTWQRISYAACGLVLIYLALLAWQGL
- the arsH gene encoding arsenical resistance protein ArsH, whose translation is MTTLPNLDLSLVDSKPASPDQPPRILLLYGSTRERSFSRLLVEEAARLLQHFGAHTRIFNPSGLPLPDDAPSDHPKVQELLKLMQWSEGQVWCSPERHGSMSAVFKAQLDWVPLTLGAVRPTQGKTLAVMQVSGGSQSFNTVNQLRVLGRWMRMFTIPNQSSVPKAFMEFDEQDRMKPSALYDRVVDVMEELVRFTLLLRDRPDLVDRYSERKESAGELSRRVNQRSI